The sequence gaattattgatgattactattggatatgataaaattatattaatttttatagtaataacataatcaatcgctcttaattaattattatgagtcatctcggtattaagaaaataaataatattcaataaaaaataaaatagacataaaatgcgaaattaactcttaatgttttaaattaaattttcatctttcgaacgatgattttactatatcactccttattataaatcatttatgtatcagaaaaatatgaataacaaaatgatatgtcaacataaaatatttgattgactatcaaaattatattagcgTTACATAAATTTGGACGGGAcagaaaaagatataaagcaacatatattatttgaaaatgaaataaaaagtactgtaaataacaataattaacaaaaaaataaaaataaaattgactgatttttgcttcttcaatcgtgattttaatgtatcacccgtaattaattattataagtcacttatgtattgagaaattaataatattgaatccatgattttactatatataatatatataaatatatatatatatactaagaataaaaatttcatgatattttaacataaaaataaaaattactacacatactcaaagggcaaaagagtaaaaacacacaagagataaatgtagagaaatcaagaagcaccaaatggattattaacatttgtaacattcaacacatttttaaatgtttccaaattcttcttgaatcaacacatacacataataaaaataataaataataataattatattttactatatcacccctaattaattattatggtcatttaagcattgtgccacataagttgaaatagaaaaaaaattataaatctcaatgataaaaaaaattaaattatttaaaaaatataattggctatcgttgacacaaaactctggacaaggagagtagcatatattattcaaaaattacataaaaattattataaattacaatagttaacaacttaaaatatctaaaaacaatttaatatgttatatatttcaaaaaaattacatgaaaaatactagaaattacaataattaacaacttaaaaaattttaaaagatataaaatattttgtcaactcttgaaattatataagTGTCACTGAAAttataatagaagaaaagtattataaatcacaataattaaaaacataaattatttttaaaatataattgactatcaatgccacaaaaatttggacaagaaaagtaacgcatattaatttgaaaattacatagaaaatattataaattacaatagttaataacttaaattatctaaatacatattaaaataacatatgttgagctcatgctagattccggatgaatcttagaaaacatatgcaatccttttattagaaaaaatttatttaaatatatcaagattgaaaagataaataaatattttaatgttggACTCAtgctgacacgggtcatgctcctctagtatatatatatatacataaaaaataattattttgcaaTAAATATCGccataattttctttttacataaaaattagcccaaaaatgtaTTGAAGGTATGCAatgtataaaaaatgtatatgtaatgtatcgatattgtataaatagttatgtagCATCGATAttgtatatatacgtataaacgtgtatcgatattgtataaataattatgtaatatATCGATATTGTAGAAATAATCCATAAACATTTATCGATAGAGATATTTATTTGACTATGCACACaatgtaataaataaaagtaccaaaactaataaaacaatataaatattcCTTTTTTACCATTCTATAAAagtttttcatattttgtaaAACCAAtgcaaatatttaaatttaatttcataattGACCACTTAATAATTAACCTTGAATATGAAATATGTATTTcctccgtcccaaattgggatggcaCAGCTATTACgaaaataatgattggtaatgtaaatttatcattttgcccctcttaattgtgtcttgttgttagttccaatattgatggatgactaataccaaagcaccttttatatttttaatggtactcctctttgcaacatttttcaagaatgctaatgataaagagtaatcaattacactaaggatataatgaaaaaaaattgtctgGTCTTGATAAATAAAATAGGACAAGTAAACTGGAATATCAATTAATTGACTTTTTGACATCCATCCATATGTATGAATTTACGGGTGTACATAGGTTGGGTTGGTtcagttattatttaaaaaaaaaaaacaatcatggcaatttattaaaactataaaccaaatcaaaccaatataaaattgatttttttggtttaggttttagtcgatttttttgttttttttaataatatttagtttttacagttatattgtgatcgaagactagatcaaatatgttttcactcatgtactaatgaaaaatcataattatgaaaaaatgaggagcgaaaaaactctcttgaaactaaaaagtgagttgaagagtgaaaagtttaggttttaagtttatattgggtttcggatcatttaattagcaattaatggacaaatattacaatttaaaggcccaaatttaaatatatatctacatctacttttaaattattgaaaattactaaaactagttgaaaaagtatttaaaaggtagattataattaatattttatgtgtaaaaaAGTTCGAATattatatctatactatattaaaagtgtgaagggccttaaaaatgacgtttgaacttttttcccttcattagaagcctctgcaatagataaaaacgtCTTCTTACtattttcctcaatttattagttaattagattaaagactcctaaaatacatgaaaagaatttaataactcctcaaatatatagaaagaatcctgataaactaaaaacttctagtacttcataatttaaaattataaagaagaataagtagaatattatgaataaaattgtaggacaagtcaaagttaaaaaaggaagaaatcgTTGTGCACGTAAAAAAAATGAGgcgaaaaaaatttatatttaattatatgatttataaaagaaaaactttataaatagaattaatttaatttattgttccGACGCATGTGTTTTAGGATTATAacatatatttgttgattttgattatttaatctaggtaatatttagtacttctaaaaatagaattttgccttatataaaaaatattttttataattctatttaagtaatattttggatcaaaatttatacgaaacaaattcttatattgtacttttgctttttattttaattttgattcacGTATTTTCttactatcattatcatcatcccttttgcatttatttatttcttttaaatcatacctttaaagattatatatgaatcataataatcaacaattgacattgattatctcttttgataatttcttgtgtttctcttttagttGAAAGTTTCTGATCGAAAAATTGGATAAGTATGTTGCCACCGAATGAAGTTGTAAAAAATCAAAGGtttattgctctttttttcttttactttctttgcGTAATCGTGACATAATTTTGATTATCGTGACATAAAAAAGGCTCCaatcccttttttcttttttttttttttaaatatatcaaggTCACAAATTAGGATAGGaagttaaattcttttttatttatgagtcatattttttgtaatatcGTAACGTTTATGTACAATTCAACCACTATAGAAATTCATATTATTTGTAAGTGAGACatattaattgttatttatgttaaagaaaatcgtaatactaatttatgagaataacataaaaaaggcggctatgaaatttcaaagaacaaaataaaatcgAAGCAAAAAAGTTGTTTGTAGTATAGTCATTTTCACTAATATCACATTATGCATAGTACCCTCCTCTATGGAAGGTTGGGTTTGATTGAGTTGGTTTTAGTTTATATGTGAATGTCTTGGTTGTTTTTAATAACATGTGGATATTTGatcttcataatctaaatttaaagatttgatgATATGGAGCCACATACAAATGTAGATGTAGGAATTcgactaaatataattcaaatatctatttaaaaaatcTGACTGATATGAATACAAAAATTCGACTGATATTTATGTAAGGAGGAGGATTCGAACGCTTATATATAAAAGGTCGTTATTCAACATTCTTCATCACAATTTTTTAAGGTATTattctctcaattatttttgccttcgacaattttgcatttttttctctaagaatatttcttttatcatccTTTGTGCATGTAATTGCTAAGGTTTTAATTTTACAGTTGTGTccaattttagtcttttttttggCATAAGATTTGTAAGCAAGCAATGTTATTATAATTAGATAtctttgtaaaaatttataatccaCTCTATTTGAGTAAATtactatttaactttttataataaagttatatataaatatctacaTAAGCtttcacaatagacaaaatcgtctaattttaaataatcaaagattacACGTGcggtaaaattaaaatatatatatatatatatatattatgtcggtttgattcgagtttggtttgacttttttttggttaacaccaaatcaaatcaagaatggttgatttttttttctaacgtcaaatcaatcaaaccaaatcataagtcaatttttttatcggtttggtttgattcgcGATTCAATTTGACTTAACGATTTAATCTGTACATCCTATGTATGATATTGACGTGCCACCTTACCTGGAAAACAAAATTGTATGATTTCAACGTAAGATGAAGGTGACGGCCGAATATGTCGGCCGACTAGCCATTTCTTCTAGGAACTTTGGCCGAATAGCTATTTTATGTAGTAAATGATAAGTGAGTTACAGTATTTATTAGGTTATCCTTGCACAAAATGTGTCTTGTTTGTCCTCAGGTTATCCTTGCACAAAATGTGTCTTGTTTGTcctcattttgatatatttgatcaCTAACAAATATAATTATGTTGATCGAGCGCGATCAAGTATGTTAAGAGTTGAGTGAATTTTATCAGAAGAGACAAATGTTGGataaatatggaataataataaaagtatttatggtaaaataatagaaaaaaatataaaaataatgatattaaaAATTTTACGTGAAAACACTTTTAAATAAGGGAAAAACTACGGATCAAGAGTAACAACTGATATTATTATACTAAAATTTTTTTACACCATAGTCATAAGTATAATACTCAAATTTTACACCATAGTCACAAATATAATACTCAAAGTGACTACTACACACTCAAAAAAAATAATCCTCTTTTAACCCCACCTTATTTAAATATCGCTCATTTTAATGTTTCCTTCACAGACTAATTTTTATCATAATCTATAAATATGTCATTACTctctctatattatttttttatctatttggTGTGTTTAACAAATAACCAGAGAAGCTCCTTTTATAGGAAAATTTGTCCCTATTGAAAAACAATATTTCAAAGGTTTCATACTTAACACATTGAATGATCCATCTTTGCCAACTAGAAATTTTTGTTGTTTGACATTTTATTTTGGCAACTCAGTACAAAATATGGGATTTATTTACGAGAGTTATTTTAACTcctataaaattatattaaatatgaaattaaaaatataccgctaaaattatatatttacggaatttttaaccctctctatccaccaaaaaaaaaaaatagcgctagctcaaaaaaatattttccctcttttttccCCAATATTCCTCCAATACAtttctctctcttatttttcCCCAATTAGAGTTGACAGGTACTCTCCAGTAAGAGATTTCATTGAAAAGCCATGAATTTTAGATATGGTAATTAAAAGTTAAACCCGACCTTGAAACTACCTCTCCGCCACCGCCACAACCACAACAACAGCCATCGGCACCACCGCAGACAGAGCCTCAGACACCTTTACAGCCGTAgccacaaccaccaccaccgcAACAGCAGCAGCAACCTCAAACGAAAGTGGCACCAAAGCGCCCCCAGCAACCGGAATCCTCCCCAAACCCAGCCACCCCTTCGGCCACCGAATCCAAAGACAAAGACGTCACTTCCACCACAACCATCTCCTCCCGCCTTACTGAACCTGAATTCGTTTACATCCCAGCTATTCCCTTAAGTTCCCTTCTACTTTTCAGCTCATATTTCTGTATTTTAGGGCGGAATTGATATAAATGATTCATGTAATTGATTAAATGATGTTTGATGTTGTTCTTTTAGGTTGGTTTTCGTGAAATAGCATTCATGAATGTGAGGTTCATTTTCTTCCTGAATTCTTCGACGGAAGGTCATCTTCTAAGAACCCCAAGACATACAATTACTATAGTAATACCATTATTCGTAGATTCAGCGATAACCCCACTAAAAAGATCACCTTTACTTAGGTTCGCAAGACCATTGTTGGAGACGTGGGTTCATTTCGTAAagtttttgatttcttggagacaTGGGGTTCGATTTTTagcatttttattaattataagtTGGATTATTGGAATTacacaccacatgtttgttgaatgTAAGTATAGTATTGCCAAAATCTACACCATCCGTTTCAGTTTGTTTGTTCGATGTTGACTTGTCACATAGTTTAAGAAAGtcatgttatgatttattagtgCCAACTCTTTCTTTTCTCCCTCGGTTCTGTATTTTCGGAAGTTAATGGTATAGTGATGCTGTTGGATTGACCAGGGGACTAGAATACCTCCATGAGCGCTGTAATCCCCTGTAATCCATAGAGATCTCAAATCATCTAATGTTCTACTGGATTCCAACTTCAGTGCAAAGGTAAATTAGCAATATAACCACATAGATCTCACTCATTTGCTTTTCCTTTGTAAGCATTTCATATGGTTTATCTTGTCTGAGTTGGTCAGCTTTTACTTTGATCAGCTTTCTGATTTTGGCCTTGCTGTTGCTGGATGGAATTTGAGCAAGAGCAACGTAAAGATTTCAGGAACTCTGGGTTATGTGGCTCTAGAGTACCTCTTAGATGGTATGTTAGACTCCCCATTTTATCACAATTTGCTAAATGAAGATGATgttgatgtttatttatttgaaagtCCTCCATCTAGTAGACAGTCCAATTTGCCTATATTGTCttttatcataattcaagttCTGCAGTAAGCTGGGTCGTATTAATAGGTGATCTTCAGTGTTCAGTCcaattttatcatattaaatGAGCCATCCTTTTTATAGCAGAACATTTTGGTTTCTTGTTTTGGCTCACACTGGCAATGGTTTTTGTATGTGTCCATCTTATTATCAGTAATGTAGTAAACCCTCATATTCCCGTATTAGCATTGAGTATGCATTTGTGGTGTGCCAGTAGTTGGTGAAGCAACATGTATATGTCTGTTGAATATTCGTGTTTACAGATAGCATTACAGTTGAGATATgtcaactaaaataattgaatatCTTAAATGGTTGTACTTCTGAAGTTATTAGGGAGCTCATTTGTATCATTCTATCAGCTGATATATACAAAACTAAGAGGAAGTAGTGATGATGTTGTGAGAGGATGTATCATATTTGTTGTTTTGACCACGAGTAATGATAAAAGTTATCCAATTTAGACAATATGTCAGATGCATCAACAAGATTGTAAATGATCCCCACTAGCAGTTACTTTCTCTGTCTTATTTTATATGACTCTCTTTTCGGTCTGATCCAAAAAGAACAACATTTTCGTATGATATGAAATTAAGATAACTTTAAACTTCTCCTTTTCCTTAATGTACATGTTTTTATATAGCCAGAAATGtcatggcatgtttaagaccacataTTTCAAGTCTTTTCATCTTTTCAACACTTCTGTGCGCAGTGAAAAGGCATCatataaaatgaaacggagggagtagttgaTATGATTCAATGTATCATCTTGAACATACCATCCTTTGTTATTATCAGTTGCAGGTGATATGGACTATTGTGATCAATATATGCATGGCTGTGGAGCTCATACAGACTATGGAATGATAACTATCTTAATGACCGATGGTGTTCTTGGACTAAAAGTGTGTTACAAAGAGTTGATTTCTCATGTGGTCATTCAACTAATAGTTAGTGCCAGATTAAGATAATAACTATTAGTATAACTATTAGTTGAGTGACTAAATGAGAAATCTACCCATATTAAAATTGTTTAGTTGACGCAAAAATAGTAAATGCATAGAGTATTGATAATTCTAGCATTTCATCTGTATTCTGCCTTTTATCAGGTTTGTCATTACCATTTCAGCGACCGCAGTGTAATGGAGAGAGAGATAAAGGATGGGAAATTCCTGGAGTTCACTTCTGTTCATGGTAATGATTATACCTCCCAATATCTGCTTTATTTCTTAGGACCTAGGGGTATAAAAGAGATATAACCTAGTGTAAGAAATTGAGATTTAGATTgacattttgaagttggtgattgctTGATGAAGCATAAGAGATATCACTTATTAAAGTATCCACATAGTTTCCCAGTAAACACCAAACAGTCCAATCTTTCAGCTTTTCTCTTAATCCCATGCATATATGTTTTAAAATGGTAGGAGTCTGTTGGTAAAatcatttattatgaaaaatttaaatagtagTACTTTTATTACAAAGAGATTGATGTAACTTactttatccaaaaataaaagattgaTGCAACGTAGTTATGAAGTAGGATCATATAGTCTTTAGCCTTTTCTATGATTCGATTTGTTGTAAATACCTGTTTGTATCATGCTTTAATTACTACTGTCATAGAAGGATTATTTGTTTAAAAAACTGAGAATGTACATGTGAAATTTTATTTCCTACAAGATAACAACATTATCATACAGATCAAAAGGAAGATCTGCACATCAATTAGAAGTGTGTATTATTGTTCTTTGAACCTCTGATCCTAGACTCGAAGGGAGTGACATGTAATGTCATTTTTTAATTGTCAAAGAGGAAAAAGGAAAGAGTGTTTTCTCTTCGGTGCATGCCCCAGGAATATGTGCGAGTTTCAATTTTGGTATATTCTCCGGGAGAATGGAAACCCTATCTCTTTGGTATGTTCCGGTGAAAAATAGTTTATTTGACAttgttaagaaaataaagatttgaaACACTAGtgagttttaactctttaaaatccAACTTCACTcaattcaataaagaaatttgTTGCTGGTTTTGTAGAACCCGGGGTTTCTTTACGTGTCTTCTACCTCCAGTCCTGCCTTCCAAATTTCTTGCTTTCCACCCCAATCAAAAGAAAAATGTACTACTTGCAAAAAATGAAGATCTGGATGTAGTAGTAATATGTTTGAACTGATTACTGAGTCTTACATTGACTTGTTAATGGTGTCACTCATGGACCAAATTGTGCATTAGCATATCGGTAGATCTTTCTGTTGTAAATTTGTCAAGCCTTTTAATTTTGTAAGATTGTTCAGAGATGCATCCTTGATATTGAAGTTCAAGGTGCTAGGTCTGTGAGAGCTAGATCTCTTGAtgctattttcatttttatttctccacCATCATTTGAAGAGCTTGAGAAGCGTCTTCGTGCAAGGTAGTACTGATCGAGAATGTAAAGTATTTTCATATTACCCAGTTCAATCGGTTATTAAATTATGGTCAATTTGTTGAACAGGGCAACTGAGACTGAAGAGCAAATCCAAAAGCGTCTCCGAAATGCTAGGGCAAAACTCTAACAAGGAAAATCATCAGGTCTCTTCGACCATAATTTGGTGAAGGATGACCTAGAAAGTTGTTATGAGAATCTTAAGGTAATCTTTGCTCCTCTCCTGTGTTGTAATATATCTTAAGAGTTGTAATGATTCTAGTTAGAAGAATTCTTGTTTATCCATATGTCCAATGATCAAGTATTGCTAAATGAGTCGCAAATAAATTGCATTTTGTGACACTATATGATGAAACTTGACTAACATCGATATATCAGTTGTGTTTCATtcacaaacacaaaaaaaaaagagaaaatggtcaaaataatCTATGTTGAATGGTATTACATGTATGTTGAATGGTATTACATGTATGTTGAATGGTACTCAGGTTCCTAGTTTGATATTATCCGTATATTGAATGGTACTCAGGTTCCTAGTTTGATCAACTGATTGAGTAGTTTGAAACTGTAGCGTGGAGTAGTTGTTGATTgatctatttatatttatcatgatGTTTTTTAGTTGTACACATGTATAAATGTAATAAGGACTAAAAGTTTATTTAATTGGtttttatactttgcatttttatgtagctAAGTGATGCGGCTAGTGGACCCATTTCGCCCATGGAAGCACGGAGACTACACGATGATAGTGATCCTAATGATAGTCGTTGATTTCGTTGCAAATTGTCTTGGATAtttaattatgatgatgtaatttTGTGGTTGGAGggaatcttagaatattgaaggttttgtttTTAACTCtgattttggagtttgaagatactagttaatgttgaaaatttggagtttgaagatgctaatgttgaaaatttagttttgaagtttaatgtttaatgtatttttgatatgcttgtgaattacaatgtttaattagttatgttgtgttaatgatatatgaattgaataaatattggattgtaggttatttctaaaggaacaattaaatttgagctaaaattagaatttGTAATTTGTTATTGAAAATTAATGGGtttcattaaattaaaaaataataataaaaaataaaaattacggAGGTTTTAAACCACCACAATTTTTAACTGTCGCAAATTAATTATGGCGGTTGGAAAAAACTGCTGTAAATTATTTGTGACGGCTCGTTTTGTGGGGGCTTTAGAAATCGTCAGAATCTCAATTTGCGGTTAAAATTAACCCTCGTAATTTAACCTATTTTTTGTAGTGTTTTCCATCCTTGCAGCCAAGGAGGAAAATTGAGACATAGGATGGACCCCACAAATCTCCTCCTCCAGTTCCATGCATCTGAAGGAGGTTTCTCCATTTTGTCAGTGAGAGCTCATGTCGACAAGTTCTTTGCATAATTCGAACTTGTCTTTTGGCACCACCTTTGTCAGCATATATGCGGAATTTTCACTCCTATGAATCTTGTTAACATGGAATGATTTGTTCTCCACTTATTCACGGATTCAATGGTACCTTACATCGATGTGTTTTGTTCTTGCATTTTACATGGAGTTCTTGCTCAAGTCTATTGCACTTTGACTGTCACAATATACAACGTACTCCATCTGGTGCAAACTAAGTTCTTGAAGGAATCACTTGAGCCATATCATTTCCTTGCCAGCTTCAGTAGCCGTAATGTACTCAATTTTAGTTGTGGATAATGCCACACACTTCTGCTATTTCGACTGCCATGATATAGCTCCCCCTGAAAATGTAAACAGAAATTCAGTAGTAGATTTTCTGTCATCAAGGTCATCCGCCATATCAGAATCTGTATAGCCCTTCAAGATTGGATCAGATCCTCCAAAGTACAAACAGTCTCCTGAGGTTCCTCTTAGGTACCTCAATATCCATTTGAATGCTTCCCAGTGCTTCTTTCCTGGATTTTCAAGAAACTTGCTGAAAATAGTGACTGCGTGAGCAATGTTGGGTCTGGTACACACCATTGCATACATTAAACTTCCGACATCGGAGGAATATGGAACTTTAGCGATGCTCTCTTTTTCCTTCTTCGTTGTAGGATACATTTTCCAGCTCAACTTCATATGACCAGTACACGTTCAATGTACTTGTCACAGGAGAAGTACATTGAACGTGTACTGGAGCGCTTCAACATAAAGAAACATTTtaagttcattattcactcaattttccccTAAAATTCAAGAGCTTCCTCTCTAAAATACAAACTCTAGCTCTTAAATTCAAGGCcaaccctcaagaattcaccaagaacttcaataaATTCAttagttaaggtatgttagatgttcatccatggattcctttcatccatggagtccaagtatcctatttaaattacaaaattgtgatcttttcaagttaattgatttgaaattgtgaTTTCACTCATAAATCttcatgtactattgattttataccatgattcaatgaagttattgttgttattcaatccttcatgttttaatattattattgattgaattaaaccatgatttaatactattatgtcgaattcatgctatttttataaattccatgacattcttatgattgttttaaaccatgaactacaggtgttagataaaatgcctacgcgaatgattgatttaataaaagccttcatgcttgtcccccaagctttagtgtcattttaccattgttgttttgagtcctggaggtgttgaatacccgaaaaccatagctgttCCTGTAGTCTGGTCTCAGtatattacagaatagtcttcagaacatactatgagcattatcagaatagtcagatatcagtcagttaaactcagaacagtctagtatttcagtgtctttcagttgggagtagaatttagcaccgagcaagtgtagaGATAACGGCTTTCccattagataggcagagtcgttagtatcagtccttatactccagaactacatagccagcgtaggatatgagaagtcacgcatcagattaggcttgactatctcgcaggggtcacccatcagttcaggcttgacacccttagtcctttggaaattatatcagtttagtggatccacacaaccagtgttagtacccgtggcacggtattaacacccttccaactgggttataggttggacctcgattagcccAAATTgtggaatgtcggttagatgatacctcccacagtctcagatacaatcttagttacagtcccagttcagttatttagtcttagtgttgtttgaccaaaggatacagatttcagttatttcagtatttcaatttacaaatttCACTTAGTTCAtgctatatgcttggtcatgcatcctcagtatctacaaaCTTTtacgtatcttcagtatttacagattttcatgcatactcaatatttacagatttcTACTTATTTCCAGTATCTACTTTCATACTCTCtcttcagtactccatgctttacatacatattcagttaattattaattctgttcatgaaaccagcatatcagcctacctcatttagcatgccagtacattcaaagtactgatcgcata comes from Capsicum annuum cultivar UCD-10X-F1 chromosome 2, UCD10Xv1.1, whole genome shotgun sequence and encodes:
- the LOC107857653 gene encoding guanylate kinase 1-like isoform X2: MEFEQEQRKDFRNSGLCGSRVPLRCDRSVMEREIKDGKFLEFTSVHVQGARSVRARSLDAIFIFISPPSFEELEKRLRARATETEEQIQKRLRNARAKL
- the LOC107857653 gene encoding guanylate kinase 1-like isoform X1; its protein translation is MDYCDQYMHGCGAHTDYGMITILMTDGVLGLKVCHYHFSDRSVMEREIKDGKFLEFTSVHVQGARSVRARSLDAIFIFISPPSFEELEKRLRARATETEEQIQKRLRNARAKL